In Oryza sativa Japonica Group chromosome 3, ASM3414082v1, one DNA window encodes the following:
- the LOC4331986 gene encoding formin-like protein 8 precursor: protein MPPAIARFVAIAAVLLCGHVAVAAESGGVGGGSARRVLHQPLFPIEWTPPPSPPPPPAPDFTSDPSTPPAPDAPSGDFFPPAPPTTTTPTSPGTTPSPTTVAADVSKTPSGSGSGHHGGGPTKATIVAAGAGAAAAVALLGFACAFLITGRARRRGDSQKLLGPDRAGAHRSAATSAADFLYVGTVEPTTPARHHGPTTADLVGSPYRKLRSERARRGVSRDEDADHPSPELRPLPPLRRAATLGSSDEDGYYTPRQLSGGSGGGGAAEAWSSASASSPPTTTTASRRSLPSMTSDFFPPVAAIAAPPAPPPARSRRTPPRTRFSTGSTPDTKQVTSPSPRPVQPSNAPPPPPPPPPPPPPPPPPKLNTAPKPPPPPPPPPSVPSNNNLPKPAEPPAVPTSRRRLLKPLPPEGPRIAMPMPITAATTVDNNGSTSMREGDNAAADDGGSGEPRPKLKPLHWDKVRATSDRAMVWDQLKSSSFQLDEDMIEALFMNNSTPAAPPREVGRKAAGVPSFRQEERVLDPKKAQNIAILLRALNVTREEVSDALLDGNAECLGSELLETLVKMAPTKEEELKLRDYSGDLSKLGSAERFLKAVLDIPFAFKRVDAMLYRANFETEINYLRNSFETLEAACEDLRGSRLFLKLLEAVLRTGNRMNVGTNRGEAKAFKLDTLLKLADVKGTDGKTTLLHFVVQEIIRSEDAKSEKESAMISSSKDDRKHGLKVVSGLSSELGNVKKAATMDFDVLHGYVNKLETGLEKIKSVLQLEKKCTQGQRFFMSMQDFLKEAEREIERVRGEERRALGRVKDITEYFHGDTAKEEAHPLRIFMVVRDFLSTLDQVCREVGRMQQDRTVIGGSARSFRISATSSLPVLSLYGQRRENNSDDDSSSS, encoded by the exons ATGCCCCCCGCCATCGCGCGATTCGTCGCGATCGCGGCGGTGTTGCTGTGTGGCCATGTCGCGGTGGCCGCTGAGTccggcggtgtcggcggcggcagtgcgAGGAGGGTGCTGCATCAGCCCCTCTTCCCCATTGAGTGGACTcctccaccatcgccgccgccgccgcctgcaccgGATTTTACCTCCGACCCCAGCACTCCGCCGGCGCCTGACGCGCCTTCCGGCGACTTCTTCCCTCCGGCGCCACCGaccacgacgacgccgacgagcccCGGAACGACTCCCTCCccgaccaccgtcgccgccgacgtctcGAAAACTCCGTCGGGGTCCGGCTCGGGACACCACGGAGGCGGCCCTACGAAGGCGACCATAGTCGCTGCCGGGGCGGGCGCggctgccgccgtcgcgctgCTCGGCTTCGCCTGCGCGTTCCTGATCAccggccgcgcccgccgccgcggcgactcGCAGAAGCTGCTCGGCCCCGACCGTGCCGGCGCGCATcgcagcgccgccacctccgccgccgacttCCTCTACGTCGGCACGGTGGAGCCCACCACCCCCGCGCGCCACCACGGGCCCACCACCGCCGATCTCGTGGGGTCCCCGTACCGCAAGCTGCGCAGCgagcgggcgcggcgcggggtgAGCCGCGACGAGGACGCCGACCACCCGAGCCcggagctccgcccgctcccgccgctgcgGCGCGCCGCAACGCTGGGCTCCTCCGACGAGGACGGGTACTACACGCCGCGGCAGCTCTCCGGGGGCTCCGgtgggggcggcgccgccgaggcctGGAGCTCGGCGAGCGCGTCCAgcccgcccaccaccaccacggcctcACGCCGCAGCCTCCCCAGCATGACCAGCGACTTCTTCCCCCCGGTCGCTGCCATCGCCGCGCCACCCGCCCCGCCCCCCGCGCGCTCCCGCCGCACGCCCCCGCGCACGCGCTTCTCCACGGGCTCCACCCCCGACACCAAACAGGTGACCTCGCCGTCACCGCGGCCGGTGCAACCCTCCAATGcacccccacctccacctccaccgccacctcccccaccaccaccgccaccgccgaagTTGAATACAGCGCCGaaaccacctccaccaccaccaccaccaccatccgtGCCGTCAAACAACAATCTCCCAAAGCCGGCGGAGCCGCCGGCCGTGCCGACATCGAGGCGCCGGTTGCTCAAGCCTCTGCCACCCGAAGGGCCGCGCATTGCCATGCCGATGCCGATcaccgcggcgacgacggtggacAACAACGGGAGCACGTCAATGCGGGAAGGGgacaacgccgccgccgacgacggggGCAGCGGCGAGCCCCGGCCGAAGCTGAAGCCGCTGCACTGGGACAAGGTGCGGGCGACCTCCGACCGCGCCATGGTCTGGGACCAGCTGAAGTCAAGCTCATTCCA GTTGGACGAGGACATGATCGAGGCGTTGTTCATGAACAACTcgacgccggccgcgccgccgagaGAGGTCGGGAGGAAAGCCGCCGGAGTGCCGTCGTTCCGGCAGGAGGAGAGGGTGCTCGACCCCAAGAAGGCGCAGAACATCGCCATCCTGCTGCGCGCGTTGAATGTCACGCGTGAGGAGGTCTCGGATGCACTGTTGGATG GCAATGCTGAATGCCTGGGGAGTGAACTTTTGGAAACATTAGTCAAGATGGCTCCTACTAAAGAGGAAGAACTGAAACTACGAGACTACAGTGGTGACTTATCGAAACTTGGTTCTGCCGAGCGCTTTCTAAAGGCTGTGTTGGATATACCTTTTGCCTTCAAAAGAGTTGATGCAATGCTATACCGAGCCAATTTTGAGACTGAAATAAATTACCTAAGAAACTCTTTTGAAACTCTGGAG GCTGCTTGTGAAGATCTTAGAGGCAGTAGGTTGTTCCTAAAACTCCTTGAAGCAGTGCTGAGAACCGGAAACCGGATGAATGTTGGGACAAATAGGGGTGAGGCTAAAGCCTTCAAGCTTGATACTCTCCTGAAACTAGCAGATGTCAAGGGCACTGATGGTAAAACCACATTGCTCCATTTTGTCGTCCAAGAAATTATTCGGTCAGAAGACGCAAAATCTGAAAAAGAAAGTGCCATGATTAGTAGCTCTAAAGATGACCGTAAGCATGGTCTCAAGGTTGTATCTGGGCTCAGCAGCGAGCTTGGAAACGTCAAGAAAGCGGCTACCATGGACTTCGATGTGCTTCATGGTTATGTCAATAAGCTAGAAACAGGTCTTGAAAAGATCAAGTCAGTCTTGCAACTCGAGAAAAAATGCACTCAAGGCCAGCGATTCTTTATGTCAATGCAAGACTTTCTGAAGGAAGCTGAAAGGGAGATAGAGAGAGTCAgaggtgaggagaggagagcttTGGGGAGAGTGAAGGACATCACTGAGTACTTCCATGGCGACACCGCGAAAGAGGAAGCGCATCCTCTGAGGATATTCATGGTGGTGAGGGACTTCCTGTCAACGTTGGATCAAGTTTGCAGGGAGGTTGGCCGGATGCAGCAGGACAGAACAGTCATTGGTGGATCGGCTAGGTCATTCCGCATCTCAGCAACATCCTCATTGCCAGTTCTAAGTCTCTATGGACAACGGAGAGAAAACAACTCCGATGATGATAGTTCATCGTCATAG